TGCTCGCCGCCGCCGCGCGCGACCTGGGGCTCGGGCGCGAGCGCCGCCGGGCGCTGGTCCTCGAGCTGTGCCGCGCGGGCGGGGTGGAGGGGATGGTGGGCGGGCAGTGGCTCGACCTGGAGGGCGAGGCGCGCGCGACCGACGCCGGGGGGCTGGAGCGCATCCACCGGCTCAAGACCGGCGCGCTGCTGGTGGCGTCGCTGCGCGTGGGCGCCGTGGCCGCGGGCGGCGGCGACGAGGCGCTCTCCGCGCTCACCGCCTACGGCCGCGACCTGGGGCTCGCCTTCCAGATCGTCGACGACGTGCTGGACGTGGTGGGCGACGCCCGCTCGCTGGGGAAGACGGCGGGGAAGGACAGGAGCGCCGGCAAGGCCACCTACCCCGCGCTCTTCGGGGTGGAAGGCGCCCGCGCCCTCGCCGCCGGGCGCGTCGCCGCCGCCACCGCCGCCCTCCACTCCGCCTCGCTCCGCTCCCCCGAGCTGGAGTCCCTCGCCCGCTACGTCCTGGAGCGCACGAGCTGACCGGAATGTTCGGGCGGTGGCGGACATGGCACGCTCGATTGTGAGCGTAGCGCGCCCGGCCTATGTTTGAGGAATTCGAGTGTTATCTGGATTCGCATCTCTCCGCCATCGCGCTCGCCATGAATACGGCTCGGCTGGACCCGGCACCGGGGGAATCCATGATCGACGTAAAGCAGGCCGTCGGTGCCGCGATGAAGTACGCCCGCGACATCATCGGACCGGACCAGGCGCCGACGCTCGAAGAAGTCGAGATGACTCCCGACGAGCGGTACTGGCTGATCACCCTCGGGTTCGATCCCAGGCTCTCCCCGTTCGAGGTGCTCGGCGGGACGCGGCCGCAGCGGGACTACAAGATCTTCCGGATCGACGCGGAAACCGGCAAGGTCCTCTCGATGAAGATCCGCACCGTCGAATGATCCCCGACACGCTCCTCGCCCGCTAT
This is a stretch of genomic DNA from Longimicrobium sp.. It encodes these proteins:
- a CDS encoding farnesyl diphosphate synthase, with product MSAAPTSAPAAGFDVEAFLDRERERVNAALASVAASVISGAPAALAEPVLYALATPGKRIRPVLSAAAWRALRGGDDPPGPVYRLAAALEVVHTYSLVHDDLPSMDDDDLRRGRPTVHRRFDARRAMLAGAALIPAAVQVLAAAARDLGLGRERRRALVLELCRAGGVEGMVGGQWLDLEGEARATDAGGLERIHRLKTGALLVASLRVGAVAAGGGDEALSALTAYGRDLGLAFQIVDDVLDVVGDARSLGKTAGKDRSAGKATYPALFGVEGARALAAGRVAAATAALHSASLRSPELESLARYVLERTS